A region of the Cydia fagiglandana chromosome 20, ilCydFagi1.1, whole genome shotgun sequence genome:
AACCactgaaattatttttactcTTAGCGCACCTATTTATATCATTAAATCGCTGCTAGAACTAAAAGCTCTTAAGCAGCATTTAAGAGATATACTTAAAAGCTGAAAACTAGCTGATAAAgctcttatgcagcttttatattcagcttcaagcgtattcgtacttcattaTTCGACTGCTGTACAGTAGCTATGTTACTAGGCTTTCATAAACTCGCAAGATGCACGAATCCATGTATAGCTTACCGAAGCTACGAGCGGTCGACCGAGGGTCAGGACACCGAGGGGTGTGAATTTGACATTAGCCAGTACAGTCTGTTTAGCGAACTGATCCAACTCCCGAGCCAGAAGCTTGCTCTTTGGTGCCAGGCGGACGGTTACTCGGCTCAGCAGAAACTTGGTGGTTTCTCTCTGataaaagaaacaaaatcaTTAGAGTTTCGTTGTCAACTAGAagatttaccagtcgctttacGATGAAGGGAAACATCTTGAGGAGACTGGGCTAATCCCAAAAATACCTAGTTAAGATGATGTTGAGGTGATTATttaaggacgactcacgttagaccgggccgcgtccgggccagagcttccggagcttacttttctatgacatgagaTCACGTGAAGACGAAgacgttccatagaaaacgatgcgctggaAGCTTGGGCTCGGACACGGCCCAGCTAACGTGACTCGTGAGTCATCTTTTAGATGTGCAGTAGGAGAGACCAGTGTCCAGCATTGGGTGTTTTTTTGCGAAATGATGATATGCTGTTAGAATATTGCTGATATGAATATggataacattttttttcatgcacatcaaagtcaaaaaaaaaagtaagtaagaCGTTTCTAGATCACCTGTTCCTGCGTCCAGTGGCAAGGTTCGACGGTCAGCATAAGAATGGATACGTGCAGGAAGCTCCAACAGACCGGCAGCAGCACCGCCTGCAGCACACTCGTGCCTGAATCTTAAAACAGACAATAAGGCCTCATTAAtaccagtgttggccgaacgttaattgcaataaccattataaattgaaccgtaaaccgGAACGGACGATTAtagtttacggttcaatttatgATGGTTAATGGCCAAAAAtagtcaattgcattaacgtttcggccaacactgtcatttagacggtgcgagaactcgcatgcgagtttcattacattgcgttatttgatcGGTAGGCTGAATTGATGTAACCTCAATTATCATTGTGGACAATTATTGTCCACAATGAtaggtaactaaaatcgcatgcgagttcgcgcgccgtctaaatgagccctaataaTATAATCTAAATCGATTTACCATCGGGGCGGTATACCATTGATTTCTGTTGGCCAGGTTGAGTTTTTCATTTCATTCTTGAATAAGTATATTTCTGATATTTCGATATCAGAACATAATTTACAATGTTTATTTcccaataataaacaaaatgataataaaaacaacattaattaaatctaaaatttaacagatcttaaattaacttatatgtaggtaaaaaatgctccccaggtcaccttcgtttgttatggtgcccaggaggctggcagcgtttcctttttggatggccaggcttattctctggccgaggaagctgccagccctctggtcacaaTTGTATTTAACTACTTATAAAGATAGTGTGTCAAATCGTGGAAACTAAATTTGGCTCactttccgattgagctgaaattctGCATACTTAAGTACATATGTGATATTTTCAAACAAACGGTAGGTACCACAATGTCCACAATGTCGGTTATCGATAGGTTGACTTCAAATTGAAGCATGTACGAGTACATGTatccttttggttgaaaatggGAAATATCTGAATCGAATGACAATtcaatattatgatgacatggagctgatctgatgatggagacaagaGGTGGCTATGGGAacactgtgataaaacaacgcaaactagTTGTGCTTGGGGTTGTTGGAATTGTCTCTATGAGTAAGCCTGTGGTAagcaaagtacagtcagcgataaaaacttgtaccaaaacaattttttgcaaaaaacttgatttcttttaaaaatcataataattagaCTCGCATCCGGACGGATCGCATCTGAAACCCTACTTTGCGCTCCAAAACACGCATCGTTGTGACGTGGGGGAGTAGACCACCAGACTGAAGTGGGACTCTGCTCCTCTCTGGGGTCTGCCACATGCATCCATCCGGACATGTGAGCTAGTATAGTCACCAATAAGTTGGATGCCGCAAAAGaagcgcggacgtggcaggcccagacggagatggcgggacgacgcCTTCATcaaagaggcctttgcccagcagtgggacactataacgggctaattaaaaataactagaCTCACTCAAAGTCAGTAACAGGTAGTACGGAGTGACCACAAGATGCAGGAACGCGGCCATAAGAATTGCTATGATAATTGTGCCGTTGCTCTCGTTCATCTGTCTCATCAGCTCGCCGATGTGCCCGTACGAGGAAGCGAGACGGCGAACCATGGATTGAACTTGCAATGGATACGCAGCGAAGTCCGACcctaaaatgtattaaagtgtAAGATAATATAGGGTTCTGTATGTATTTAGTACTAATTATACCCCGTTAGCAATACAGCAATCAatatatttataacaactaacaAGTGTTGGGATAGTTGTTTCAGAACGTGATCTAACTTGAAAGTGACTTCCTAAGAATGTGACATACTCCGcctaccaaaaaaaaaattcgccttcgcctttgtactaatgatgtgtgttctttcatgttttatgtttctttttgtacaataaagtattttactactactactactaaaattaaGGTAGGTACGGAGTTTTTCTAATCCTTACTTTCAATTAATGACCTACCATtcttggttggcgcgatgaccaAAAATGAGTCTTTGGCTTGGCCTCCTACAccagagcacgccactttgctcggtccagagcggtatcccgccagagatctgcctccactctatctgcccaacggcatttaggacgaccaacaggacggcgccctgttggtcgacccaagtaggcccttattttggctgcccgatcttcacccatccttttgaggtggccaagccagcggcaggcctatggaactctccgcgcgagatcggattaatacctacgaatctgctcccgttcacggtagaaaagcaagccagttggttgccacacgcgctcacgtacgcacgtcaccgcgagCCGCACTGACAATTTTTACGATACGTAGTTACAAgatacgtagtaggtacctacctactattgaatttctttaattaaacatgtaatgtttattatgtatgacaaatgtatcgTTTTAGacatctatctatttgaaataggtagcaaattttcataatttattctggtaaatgtttattttaacgacagtaagttaactttacaccggaaagtgcctactcagttttgctctggttaacttataattaattacctgtattcatggggtttccattatttttctttattgtgtaacattaatctctatctggttttaaattacacgaagttttaaaactgattcttgctgggattactgcgcggtttataaaacggcgtaaacactgcggttactgcagggacaaatgaccttttaaaatgactatttcgcaaacactaaatcataatcggaatattaggtataatttaagatttagctttccttttatttgaCTCCGCTatttaagttaggtatttatttatcatttctaagcgtcagcaaccctagcgttgtgccggtgcgcgcggtgcggggagcggcgcgttgaaggacactccattgtatttttgtgtaggtatcaaaacggtaggtatttgcgttttgtttgagagataagtatctgttcgtaagaactattatataatctgtgccagCGGGGACGATGCGCTTATCccattacctacattatttataaaAGGATATGCTAATTataataatgataaaataaataatatatctgTACCTGTAGGAGATATGTCGTAATGTCTCTCTGTGAAGCAGTCCACTACAGGCTTCGGAGGACTCAGGTATGCTTCTAACGTCGCATTTTCTTCAAACTTCAACTTCACTatacataagaaaacaatattAAACTAACTTTATAATGTGGGGTCAAAAGTTGGTCCCTGAATGATGATTTAAGGTCCATATATGACAACTAATTTTTATAAGGAGCAGCTAAGTATCACGTAAAATGTTTATGGAATTTTTTATGGAAGTTTAGCTCATTAATCTATTTAGAAGTGTAATCAAAATacgataataaatatatgtagtaCCGACTGTAGAAGAGTAGTCACCGTGGTGCAGTCGCAGTAGGCGCTGGTTGACCGTATAGCCGCGGGCACATGCACTACCTGCCGACTGTAGAAGGGTAGTCACCGTGGTACAGTTTCAGTAGGCGCTGGTTGACCGTAGCCGCGGGGCCATGCACAGCTAAAGCGATGAAGCTCCACTACAGAGTATAGAACAGTAGTCACCATGGTACAGTCACCGTAGGCGCTGTTTAACTGTAGCCGCGTTGCCATGCACTGCTAACCTAGTAAGTAGTAACTACTGACTATAGAAAAGTAGTCACCATGGTGCAGTCGCAGTAGCCGCTGGTTGACCGTAGCCGCCGTGCCATGCACGCCTAACCTAGTAAAGAACTACTGACAGTCCCTGGTGTTCACTTAATTATacggcaaatgatgatgatttaaaaATTCGATTGGCTCCCCTTCATAAATCAATCTGTGAGTCAAAAGGAGCAACTCTGCAAAAggaaattccatcatcatcatttgccgtATATCACACTTTTTTGTCGTGAGCGCCACGGACTATGACTATAGAAAAGTAGTCACCGTGGTGCAGTCGCAGTAGCCGTTGGTTGACCGTAGCCGCGGCGCCGTGAACTCCTAAAGCTACGTAGCCCCACTGTAGCCGCGCCAGCAGACCCATATAGTTTGCCACATAGTACGAACTGTACATTATCATTATAGGCCCTGTGAACATTTATCAATAGAGTacttgactactagtcaaatcacttactttttttgaactgtcaaaacgattctgctactatggaatttatattgaaacactagcatgtgacgtcacgatcaaattaGCTACtcttatacgggttttaaaatagaaattgtgtctaaaaataactgctgtctaatacctacgtttctctattcatcttctggtgctttatttcatgcatggtgtaaactaatttatttttcatcacacttgctcggaaaagatgtatttacacgtagggcttgcgggcgggaaattgaaattttcgccctagggcggaaaaaatcttttccgagcaagtgtgatgaaaaacacttatttacacgtagggcttgcgggcgggaaattgaaattttcgccctagggcggaaaagtgttttatacagaagtttgtttttattaattctcctttttttccttacaagtgtgatgaaaaacattgtgtgtgccacgggcggtaaagaaattccgaactcgtgaacattttaagccctcgcttcgcgtcgggcttaaaattgacactcgttcgtaatttcttatttcccgcccttaatacacaatgtactattaaatacagtcaaataccctattttaGTGAATAGAGGTAGAAAATGGTGGTTTTAATTTCACGTTCTTCAAATAATAGTCAACGCGGATAATTCCGTCATACGGAAATTTCCGTCAACAAGCGACTTTTCTAAACCGGTAcacaattaataattaattgttCTAGAATAAAGAGATTGATGACGGAATTTCCCATTATTCTTGCTTTAAGTAATAGACTGTTCCCACTTACAATTGTATCCTTTATCAATGAAGAACTTCGTCTTGAGGTAGACCTCAGCAAACTGAATCATTATGGTGCTGATCAAAAAGCTAGTCATTACGATGGCACCAATCTTCTCCACTTTTGCGCATCCGGTGTTTTTTAGGTCAGTATTGAtctgaaaaagtaaaaaaattatactGAATGCAACCTACTGTATacgtcaacggtaaaaatatgggtgtacaaatcatttcaaaaatatgtcctataactcttatgtcagtgaatgaCAATGCAAATTGGGAACATCGCACGCTCCTTTGAAGTTCTTCACAGATTCAGATTCTCCAGGGTGTTTGCGTTCGCCGAAGAGTCACGGGACGGGAAACAGAGAGTCACGccctatgggacatatttttgagtaagttgtctacacccatatttttaccgttgactgtacctttaaaatgtagtgcataattattttccatcgtattttctcggaaacgttcatatttgtcatgctacttcaggcAACCGCAGTACATTTTGTAGGTACGAATACTGACTGAAATATATAGCAAGATACTTTCGTACcgccgtgaaaatacgatggaatagAATTATGCTTATGAATATGAATCTACGAGTGAGTCGTACGTATGTATTTCTATTTGCAAATGTGAATTAATAACCACGTAGGTAGCATTTGATATTGACATTGAAAAGCTACTAGTATCTAGGTAGTACCTTAtcttgtttgtttttaattattttagattGAAAATTCACCCTTCACTAGATTGGATTGGGTACTTTACTTGGTTACGAATGGTGTATGATACGATTTTTAAATACTGAGCGCATCGCATCCCctagcaagtgtgatgaaaatagaCATTATGAAAATAGACACTAGGCTAGGTTGAAATTTAGGAATTACGGACCCTCATCGCCTACGTGTGCGTACACCTTTTACAATCAAATGTGACGAAAAAGTATTTCAGAGTGGCAGATACTTTTAACCCTTATTTAACCCGTTACTATCgaagctgactgtaccttcTGCAGCTCTCTCAGCAACCGTAGCATTTCCTCCATCCGGGCAGAGCCGCGGTACACGGCCAGGCTCGCTATGGCGAGGACCAGGGCCAGGTCGGCGATCCAAACAAATGACGTCACTGCGGAATCCCCGACGCGGATACGCTTGCTTGGATCTTCTTGGAAGTCTAGAATTAGGGCTGCTAGGCATACGAGATCTGAAATGGACACTGTTtatcgcattcactgccagggggcgtggctaagaaaaaacttgtatgacggtgaacgcacacaCATCGACATGTGTCGGgggcagagggcctaccgccaaccgcgttcgaagtgttgcctccctgtcaaccttactgacaaatttacaagtgcgataaagaggcaacacgtcgaacgtggttcgcggtaagccctctgtgAATGAATTAAAGCAACAAGATACGAATGGCgtaataatggccggataggccggataccggatagtaaccgaatatccggtgcagcAACAATACATAATCTATGAagatttcaactgcctagctaatAGCTAtcaatcacggttcatgagatacagcctgatgacagacagacggacagcgaagtctttgtaatagggtcccgtttttaccctttgggtacggaaccctaaaaaagtctGAGCAGCTACAACTCTTAACAGCTGGCGCGGACGAGTGCGACAGATTTTGACACCCCACCCCCCACCCCCAC
Encoded here:
- the LOC134674846 gene encoding uncharacterized protein LOC134674846, translating into MSAADRPPTECVVGGALSLVLRASRCSGVAPLSITAADAGWRVAVSPPLDVLQRVFMTALNLVCLAALILDFQEDPSKRIRVGDSAVTSFVWIADLALVLAIASLAVYRGSARMEEMLRLLRELQKINTDLKNTGCAKVEKIGAIVMTSFLISTIMIQFAEVYLKTKFFIDKGYNWPIMIMYSSYYVANYMGLLARLQWGYVALGVHGAAATVNQRLLRLHHVKLKFEENATLEAYLSPPKPVVDCFTERHYDISPTGSDFAAYPLQVQSMVRRLASSYGHIGELMRQMNESNGTIIIAILMAAFLHLVVTPYYLLLTLMFP